In the genome of Gammaproteobacteria bacterium, the window GTCACCGATCGGACATGGTGAATGATCGACAGGCCAAGCATTACCGAGACTCGTATGCGCGGCCATTGCTATCGTGACCAACGATTTCCCCAAGCCGGGATCACCGACGAGGATTGAAACTTTGCCGAGGGCGATTCGACCGGGCCAATGCCATTGAATCTTTTCTGGCTTCACGTCAGCAGCGCAAACAATTACCGCAGAGCTTTGTGCGTGCCCCTTAGCGTTCTTCCATTCTTGTTGTTCTTTAACAGAATCCCGTATACCGGTTTTCCCAATCCATTGTTTCGGCGGCTTAACCGCGCAACCCTTGATAGCTTCCCACAACAACCGCTGAAGACGCTGTCGGTCGGGCCCCGTAATTGACGCATACCCATCCCAGCTGCGCAGCTGTGCTTGTAGCCAGTCGATAACGTCGCCTTTATCGGGAAGATTCGGAAGGTGGGCTAATAAAGCGTCCGGCGGATTATTGAGCACTTTCAGCGCCTGAAAAACGGCGCGGGCGTACTTCTCTCCCGAGTTATCATTGTCAGGAAAAACGACAACCGTCTTCCGGCCCGACAGCGGTGCCCAGTCGGTTTTGTTAACTGCGGCGCTGCCGTTTTGCGAGGTGACAGCGACAAAGCCGAGTGACCGAAGGGCAGTTGCGCATTTTTCTCCTTCGACAACTATGACAGGTGTCGATGGATCCGCTTTGGTTAGTTTCTCAAGCCCGAATAAGGGGCGCGGGTCAGGAAGGCTTTTCCAGCGCCACTTGCGGTTACCTTCGCTATCAATGCAGAACGTGAGCGGCAAAAATTGCTTGTCTTCGCTTGGTGAATCAAAGCGATCCACGTACATGAGCTGCTTGGCGTTAGCATCGCGGTAGGTCCATCGCATTGTCGGGCGGCCAAACTTGAAGTGTGTTGGGTATGGCGGAGGCGCGTCATCGGGTACGGGGGTTATAGGTGTCCATTGCTCTTGTGGTGGTTGCGGTTTCGTCATTGCATCTGCGCCACTAGACCATAACCCACGGTCCCGAAGTGCAGCGATCACCGCTTCTTGCGGACAGCCCGCGTGACAGTGAACTAATACTCGTTCGTCACTTCCATTAGAGACGGATAAACTCGGATTCTTATCATCGTGCGCAGGACAACAAGCGATCCAATTATCGCCATTTTTGTGCCCCCCGAGTGCTTCCGCTAGAGTGGCAGTGTCCATCATGGCCTGGCGAAATGCGGTGCACCCATCTCAGGAGTTCCGGAGCCTTAGAACTGAGATGAGAGCGCTGGCCGCCCAACGCGGAATCAACCGATGAGTCACAGCCCAGATGATCGTCGCCTTTGTGCGCGCTTTGAGGACCTTAGAGAGTTTCGACACAACGTCGAATAAGTGTGGCAGCTTGCGATCGCTGCTCACAGCCGATCTCGCAACTTCGTTCATAGCTGACGACGCTTCTACTTCATCCCGCGGCATTTTGTTTTTTGGCCTCCACCCATCCCTTGATAGCGGACTCGGACCAAGCTACAGAATTCGGTCCGATTTCTATGGATTTGGGAAACACGCCAAGATCCATCCACCTATAGATGGTTCTGCGCGACTTGTTGCCGGCGATTCGCCTAACTTCTTCAATGGGCAGAAAGCGGTCATTGATCATCGTTGGGTCTCCTGAATACGCATGTCTCACCCTTTAATGCTGAAAATTCAGCGAAATGGACGGGCTGGCAACGTAAGTGTCGGGAAACAGAAGGGAAAAAAATTACAAAAACCCAATAGGAACACACTGAAAATTCAGCGTGCAAGTTGAAAAGTCAGGCCCTGGTATTGGTGGATTTAGTCTTACGGGTAGGTCAACAAAAATCGGGTCCGATAGGCGTGAGCCTGGTGGTATGGGAAAAATGGATCCTTGTTAAGGCCCATGAAAGCTTTAAGACGGTTTCTAATTTTGGACATGTGATGTTGATACTTCTCCTTATCATCTGAGTGCTTAAAATCTTGGAAAGTAAATTCACCATCCTGTTGCGCCAAGACTTTCAAGGTTGCCCAGACCTCGTCTGGCGCATTGCCTCGGCGTCCGTCCTTAAACCCCATTTTGGCAAAAGTGTATTTTCGACGAATATCATCAACCATAATTTCCGCTGCATCTTCTGCTATAAACCTGATTACAACTTTGTCCCACTGTGCGCCTTCTGGAGTAGGAAACTGCGCAGAAGATG includes:
- a CDS encoding AAA family ATPase, whose amino-acid sequence is MMDTATLAEALGGHKNGDNWIACCPAHDDKNPSLSVSNGSDERVLVHCHAGCPQEAVIAALRDRGLWSSGADAMTKPQPPQEQWTPITPVPDDAPPPYPTHFKFGRPTMRWTYRDANAKQLMYVDRFDSPSEDKQFLPLTFCIDSEGNRKWRWKSLPDPRPLFGLEKLTKADPSTPVIVVEGEKCATALRSLGFVAVTSQNGSAAVNKTDWAPLSGRKTVVVFPDNDNSGEKYARAVFQALKVLNNPPDALLAHLPNLPDKGDVIDWLQAQLRSWDGYASITGPDRQRLQRLLWEAIKGCAVKPPKQWIGKTGIRDSVKEQQEWKNAKGHAQSSAVIVCAADVKPEKIQWHWPGRIALGKVSILVGDPGLGKSLVTIAMAAHTSLGNAWPVDHSPCPIGDVILLSGEDDIADTIRPRLDAAGADVKRVHILKMVEEVNRETSSPVSRG
- a CDS encoding AlpA family phage regulatory protein, encoding MINDRFLPIEEVRRIAGNKSRRTIYRWMDLGVFPKSIEIGPNSVAWSESAIKGWVEAKKQNAAG